A region from the Gossypium hirsutum isolate 1008001.06 chromosome A08, Gossypium_hirsutum_v2.1, whole genome shotgun sequence genome encodes:
- the LOC107953291 gene encoding protein LURP-one-related 17 — MFISKKSLSRSVHDEHQEQPELVETRGGNLCTSVTVWRKSLIVTCKGFTVIDSNGNLVYRVDTYVGGRPMELVLMDGSGKPILTMRRSTNLRLVGTWLIYGGEVGEFCTSEKPVFYVKKSINILNANSNVLAYVYRRSSDRRYAYVIEGSYSHRSCKVLDETKRVVAEIRPKDALKRGISFGLEVFVLIVQAGFDPGYAMGLVLLLDQMFS, encoded by the exons atgtttatttcCAAGAAATCTTTGTCAAGATCAGTCCATGATGAACACCAAGAGCAACCGGAGTTAGTCGAAACCCGAGGTGGCAATCTGTGCACATCAGTAACAGTTTGGAGAAAATCACTTATAGTTACCTGTAAAGGCTTTACTGTGATTGATTCAAATGGAAATTTAGTTTATCGAGTTGATACTTACGTGGGAGGACGCCCCATGGAACTCGTTCTTATGGACGGCTCAGGGAAACCCATCCTAACGATGCGACGAAGCACG AATCTTAGGCTAGTAGGGACTTGGCTTATCTATGGAGGGGAAGTAGGTGAATTTTGTACATCAGAAAAGCCAGTTTTCTATGTAAAGAAGAGCATTAACATTTTAAATGCCAACTCTAATGTGCTTGCATATGTTTACCGGCGGTCGTCGGATAGACGGTATGCATATGTGATTGAAGGATCGTATTCGCATAGATCATGTAAAGTGCTAGATGAGACAAAGAGAGTGGTGGCAGAGATAAGGCCGAAGGATGCATTAAAAAGAGGCATTTCATTCGGCCTGGAGGTTTTTGTGTTAATTGTGCAGGCTGGATTTGATCCTGGATATGCCATGGGTCTGGTTCTTTTGCTGGATCAAATGTTTTCATAG